The following nucleotide sequence is from Candidatus Planktophila sp..
ACGCTTCAACTTGGAGAGCATGAATTCGATCAGATAGTTCAATCAATCGAGCCGAACCTGGAAATAGCAAAGTTTGGAAGTCAGTGAGAATGCCAAAGGCGAAAACATCGATTCCCAAACCATCTACGATTTTGGCGAGTTGTTCAATTTGTTCTCTTTCATAAAACTGGGCTTCATCGCAGATTATGTAATCGATTCGATCGCCAGCAGATAGATGGTCAACGACATGTTTGTGTAAATCTAGCTCGGGAGTAACTTCAATGGCCGGAGATGAGAGTCCCAGACGCGATGAAATCACACCAGTACCTGCACGATCCTTATTAGTGAAGATAACTCCACTGCGTCCCCGACTATGGTGGTTATGAGCCGTTTGAAGCGCAAGAGTTGATTTACCACTATCCATAGTTCCGCAGTAATAAATTAACTCAGCCATGAAAACTATCTTGCCACACCATCAGGCAAAGAGCCCCTTCTCCTTTAATGCCGACTCTAACAATGGCATCAAATGAAGAGACATTGCTATCGAAATGTGTGACCTATCACGATAGGCGACGATGGAGTCCTTTATTGCCGGGCAGATATCGGTGCAGAGCCATGGAGTTGGGTCAATGACCTTAAAACCCGGGACTACTAGGTTTAGTGATTTTTCGGAGGTATCACATTCGAAGGCCTTTTGTGTGGCAAGGCACGAGGGGATATCTACTTTGGGGTGGGGAGTATCACTAATATAAATTAAGTTCTCACTTGCTCCCTTGAGTGAGTTGAGTAGTTTTATCTGACCATTCCTCCACCACAGTTCTGGATTTGGATATTTGTCTGGAGCTGAAAAGTACTGAAAACTACTCATGATTACGGCAATTGGTTTGATTTCATTAATCCGTTGATATGAGTATTTTCGCCACTGCGCGCAGTTTATATATTTGAATCCACCTCTATCATCCCTGGGAGCATCGACCGCTGGACATGCTGATTTTGTAAGTGATACCAATTTAATTCCTCTTTTAATGGCGATTTTTTCAAGTGCAGGAAACCATTGTGCCGCGTGAGAATCACCATAAAGAACGATAGTTTTTTTAGATTTGATATCCCCATATGTACAGTAACCAGATCTATTGCCTCTATGTGAAACGTGGCAACCATCGCCAACCACAATCGGTTTAGCTACTACTTCGGCTAAATTAAAGGTAAAGGCGGTTTTGCCACTTGTTGATACTAGCGCTGGTACCGATGTTGAAATGAAAACCGCTAGCGCAAGGGAGGTTGCCGTCGTTGCTAAAGCCGCCAGATAGATCTTCTTTGGTGCAATCTTCATATGTCTAAGCGGCTCTTCTATAGCTCTGTTTGTAACATCGGCCAAAATCACGGTGAGAATAATGCACAAGAATCGCTCGAGAAGAGTTAAAGGGCGGCCAAGTGCGCTACTTGGAATAACTAATGCTGGCCAATGCCACAGATAGAGTGGATAAGATATTTTTCCTAGCCATTGACTCACGCGATTATTTGATAAGTCATTTAGAATTGGCGGCCACTCTGCAATGGTTGCTATCAGAAGAGCGGTACCAAGGACTGGAAGAAGTGCATTGACTCCAGGAAATGCTGTTCCATCACTAAAACCAAATGATGCTACAAAAACTGCAGTCAACCCTACCCACGGGAGAAAGCGATACGCAAAAAACCGTGACGGTATAAAGAGTAAGAGAGCCCCAACGCCTAATTCCCACGCTCGTGTAGATAGTGAATAGAAGGCCCAAATAGGTGAACTCTGAGTTTGATAAATCGAGAGTACGAGCGAGAGCGTAGTTATAGTTAAAACTCCATTTAATATAGCTCGCTTGCCTTTTCGCGCAAATACAATGAGGAGTACAGGCCACACTAAGTAAAACTGTTCTTCAACTGCCAGCGACCAATAGTGAATAAATGGCGAAGGAGTAGCGTCGAGATTTTGATAATCATTTTCCCACCATGCAAAAAGATAGTTCGAAATATATGTCGCAGCTGCAAAAAAATCTCGACCAAGCTCGTCACGATTTATTGAGGGTAAAACAAACCACGAGACTATTGCCGTTGCAAATAGAACAAAAATCGATGTTGGGAGAAGGCGCTTTATACGCCGTTGATAAAAAGCGGCGAGATCAAGTTTTCCAGTGGTATCCAATTCGCGCAGAATTAGGCCAGTAATAAGGTAACCCGAAATGACATAAAAAATATCAACACCAATGAATCCGCCAGGTACCAAACGAGCGTGGAACAGGGTAACTACTATTGCGGCAAAAGCTCTAAGACCTTGAATTTGTAAAACGCGCACCGCTATAAAACTAACAAAGATCTAATTGCTATTTCAGGATACTGGGCACTGAGTGCGCTGCGTCCGTCTAATCCCTTTATTTCAATGAGGGTTAGAACCGCTTCGACACGTGCTTGGCTTCTATGTATGAGCTCAATTGCTGCCGCAATTGTTCCTCCTGTTGCCAAAACATCGTCGATTAAAAG
It contains:
- a CDS encoding thymidine kinase, which gives rise to MAELIYYCGTMDSGKSTLALQTAHNHHSRGRSGVIFTNKDRAGTGVISSRLGLSSPAIEVTPELDLHKHVVDHLSAGDRIDYIICDEAQFYEREQIEQLAKIVDGLGIDVFAFGILTDFQTLLFPGSARLIELSDRIHALQVEALCWCGSRATHNARTQGGTMVIEGEQVVVGDVTPGAEIAYEVLCRRHHMRHVTARASRAGHISSQPLPFKE
- a CDS encoding acyltransferase family protein, whose amino-acid sequence is MRVLQIQGLRAFAAIVVTLFHARLVPGGFIGVDIFYVISGYLITGLILRELDTTGKLDLAAFYQRRIKRLLPTSIFVLFATAIVSWFVLPSINRDELGRDFFAAATYISNYLFAWWENDYQNLDATPSPFIHYWSLAVEEQFYLVWPVLLIVFARKGKRAILNGVLTITTLSLVLSIYQTQSSPIWAFYSLSTRAWELGVGALLLFIPSRFFAYRFLPWVGLTAVFVASFGFSDGTAFPGVNALLPVLGTALLIATIAEWPPILNDLSNNRVSQWLGKISYPLYLWHWPALVIPSSALGRPLTLLERFLCIILTVILADVTNRAIEEPLRHMKIAPKKIYLAALATTATSLALAVFISTSVPALVSTSGKTAFTFNLAEVVAKPIVVGDGCHVSHRGNRSGYCTYGDIKSKKTIVLYGDSHAAQWFPALEKIAIKRGIKLVSLTKSACPAVDAPRDDRGGFKYINCAQWRKYSYQRINEIKPIAVIMSSFQYFSAPDKYPNPELWWRNGQIKLLNSLKGASENLIYISDTPHPKVDIPSCLATQKAFECDTSEKSLNLVVPGFKVIDPTPWLCTDICPAIKDSIVAYRDRSHISIAMSLHLMPLLESALKEKGLFA